One window of Camelina sativa cultivar DH55 chromosome 4, Cs, whole genome shotgun sequence genomic DNA carries:
- the LOC104781705 gene encoding protein EMSY-LIKE 1-like: MAEKSLRAPESKSESDSGDGDVTCLSAEDVTKETLTVQEYQMKAFYHLLQVFALETSTMSNKRTEIIEKLMNEWGISDETCNAFADKIQKNLLKLEKRYVYISSYQSFNYILPREDASVSDEKETQIVPETPLAKPVTASRSSTYVPKSGKIWGSVNPESLIGKCVHMRLPEEADFNEYIIKAYDAEQEMHRVMAADSNAMEVDDSYSMIDLREVSPEDILWEGEIPNFDAPKQSTTRRSLF, translated from the exons ATGGCTGAAAAATCTCTCAGAGCACCCGAGTCTAAGTCAGAGTCTGACAGCGGCGATGGAGATGTGACTTGTTTATCCGCCGAAGACGTCACGAAAGAGACACTGACAGTCCAAGAATACCAGATGAAAGCTTTCTACCATCTTCTCCAAGTATTCGCTTTAGAAACCTCGACAATGTCAAAC AAGAGGACTGAGATCATTGAGAAACTGATGAACGAGTGGGGGATATCTGACGAAACTTGCAACGCTTTTGCGGATAAGATTCAGAAGAATCTTCTGAAGCTAGAGAAaaggtatgtatatatatcttcttatcAAAGCTTTAATTACATACTTCCAAG GGAGGATGCATCTGTATCTGATGAGAAGGAAACGCAGATAGTACCAGAGACGCCATTGGCCAAACCTGTAACT GCATCCCGGAGTTCGACTTATGTTCCTAAATCTGGCAAAATCTGGGGCAGTGTTAATCCTGAGTCTCTTATTGGAAAATGTGTTCATATGAGGCTGCCTGAGGAAGCTGATTTCAATGAATACATCATCAAAGCATATGATGCGGAACAG GAAATGCATCGCGTTATGGCCGCAGACTCGAATGCAATGGAGGTTGATGACTCGTATAGCATGATAGATCTCAGAGAA GTTTCTCCTGAAGATATACTGTGGGAAGGAGAAATCCCGAACTTTGATGCTCCCAAACAGTCTACAACTCGACGATCCCTTTTCTGA
- the LOC104781704 gene encoding uncharacterized protein LOC104781704 — protein MQLKSSSPSSSSSSSSSSSMKLKTLIQNLLTHPLYRFLRAVARAKSIFLEISKHNNNKKRKLMMFFPTKASKNQRKIFFGSFRLHYNWCSSHVAPVPQPFPFPAVSDVKGEEDDDSQLSGYLEWLEHKKVEDAEEIRDVAAHDEEDDIDHLADMFIANCHEKFLLEKVESYRRFQEMLERSL, from the coding sequence ATGCAGctcaaatcatcatcaccatcttcatcatcttcttcctcttcatcatcatccatgaAACTCAAAACACTAATCCAAAATCTCCTCACACACCCTCTCTACCGTTTCCTAAGAGCTGTAGCGAGAGCCAAATCAATCTTTTTAGAGATCTCgaagcacaacaacaacaagaaacgaAAACTCATGATGTTTTTTCCAACAAAGGCTTCAAAGAACCAACGCAAGATCTTCTTCGGATCTTTCAGATTGCATTACAACTGGTGTTCTTCTCATGTCGCCCCTGTTCCTCAACCTTTTCCTTTTCCAGCTGTCTCTGACGTCAAAGGTGAAGAGGATGATGACTCTCAGCTCTCTGGTTACCTCGAGTGGCTGGAACACAAGAAAGTCGAAGATGCCGAAGAGATCAGAGATGTTGCAGctcatgatgaagaagatgatattgaCCATTTGGCGGATATGTTCATTGCTAATTGCCACGAGAAGTTCTTGCTTGAGAAAGTCGAATCTTACAGGAGATTTCAAGAAATGCTAGAAAGGAGTTTGTGA
- the LOC104781708 gene encoding probable plastid-lipid-associated protein 9, chloroplastic, which yields MALIQLGSVSGTSAVQLSFSSSVSPPLTTKASLSFQPEKKGWRNRRMICRAMVQEEAVQGIPLVYAREMERLSAKESLILAFNDAGGFEALVTGKITDVQRIDVNERITSLERLNPTPRPTTSPYLEGRWSFEWFGSNTPGQLATRVIFERFPSALVSLSTMDIVIKDNNTKATANIKLLNSIENKIILSSKLTIEGPLRMKEEYLEGILESPTVIEEAVPEQLRGLLGQASTTLQQLPQPIKDTLANGLRIPLGGTYQRFFMISYLDDEILIIRDTAGVPEVLTRVETSSSSSVVENLEYNS from the exons ATGGCACTGATACAACTTGGTTCGGTTTCTGGGACCTCTGCAGTTCAATTGAGCTTCTCATCCTCCGTATCACCACCGTTGACGACGAAGGCTTCCCTCAGTTTTCAGCCGGAGAAGAAAGGTTGGAGGAACCGGAGAATGATATGCAGAGCTATGGTTCAAGAAGAAGCTGTTCAAGGGATTCCTTTGGTTTACGCTAGGGAAATGGAGCGTCTCTCTGCTAAGGAGTCTCTGATTCTCGCC TTCAATGATGCTGGAGGATTTGAGGCTTTAGTTACAGGGAAGATCACTGATGTGCAAAGGATTGATGTGAATGAGAGAATAACTTCTCTTGAGCGGCTTAATCCAACTCCTAGACCAACCAC GTCTCCTTATCTTGAAGGAAGATGGAGTTTTGAGTGGTTTGGATCCAACACTCCTGGTCAACTTGCTACTCGGGTTATATTCGA GAGGTTTCCTTCAGCATTGGTGAGTCTATCCACTATGGACATAGTCATTAAGGATAATAACACAAAGGCAACTGCAAACATCAAACTCCTAAACTCg attgaaaacaaaataatcctGTCATCAAAATTGACAATAGAAGGGCCTTTAAGGATGAAAGAAGAGTATTTAGAAGGAATACTAGAGTCGCCAACGGTTATTGAAGAAGCAGTACCTGAACAGCTAAGAGGTTTATTGGGTCAAGCTTCTACCACGTTGCAGCAGCTTCCTCAACCTATCAAGGATACTCTAGCCAATGGTCTAAGAATTCCCCTTG GTGGAACTTACCAAAGATTCTTCATGATATCTTATCTAGACGACGAGATTCtt atTATAAGAGATACAGCAGGAGTGCCTGAAGTTCTAACAAGGGTGGAAACATCGTCTTCATCGAGCGTTGTAGAGAATCTTGAATACAACAGTTAG
- the LOC104781707 gene encoding VQ motif-containing protein 25-like, with amino-acid sequence MEATIFEKRRSSSSSISMHKQSYSITKSKPKIRIIHIFAPEIIKTDVANFRELVQSLTGKPEDDQKASKAKPRRDLHRLHRQVQDMISTEKLREPEQHCDDQGFCFNSEEISMTWNGNNVAGESSGGFLNGLGDFEGFIKELGEFPYLPLSSMDASASSNSSSSSHLHGGSVFSDSHHQFV; translated from the coding sequence ATGGAAGCCACGATCTtcgagaaaagaagaagctcgTCATCAAGCATATCGATGCACAAACAGTCATACTCGATAACAAAATCGAAGCCAAAGATCCGAATAATTCACATATTTGCTCCTGAGATCATCAAGACCGACGTTGCCAACTTCCGTGAGCTCGTCCAAAGCCTTACCGGCAAACCAGAAGACGATCAGAAAGCTTCCAAAGCAAAACCTAGAAGAGatcttcatcgtcttcaccGTCAAGTACAAGACATGATCAGCACAGAGAAACTACGAGAACCCGAGCAGCATTGTGATGATCAAGGCTTCTGCTTTAACTCAGAAGAGATCTCCATGACTTGGAACGGTAATAATGTCGCTGGTGAGAGCTCCGGAGGGTTCTTGAATGGTTTGGGAGATTTCGAAGGGTTTATTAAAGAACTTGGTGAATTTCCGTATTTGCCCTTGTCTTCAATGGATGCTTCTGCTTCTTCTaattcctcttcttcctctcatttACATGGTGGATCAGTTTTCTCAGATTCTCATCACCAATTCGTGTAA
- the LOC104781706 gene encoding uncharacterized protein LOC104781706: MKASMKFREEQKPLFRAKVPLSILGLPFQSGIVAGESKELSLSLSTFFESGPSLKVAYRPNDSWNPFSLIVKTGTGSFGSPTSSSMLMSAEFNLLGKGNPSFMLHFKPQFGDFSIKKSHSSSGFEIKSMNGSVSEEDSSIEVVDSPAVNGCGGGFRKVTVLPSTSAGDIAGLLSGVEVAARTSLPVRGRAVLNFRWGVRVPTEIRRDFDPTAAISLRRFPFLVMNKIGIEHVDGSDAKLTKSTSDPGKVSGPGQLTSSGDVAEVCLAVNRQMEELRTENKQLKRAVDDLREVMISNFRPYSPATIDYGSHSKYREPERSNNGGRSRADRWSSERTTTSDYGGKKSKEEGDVAEELKKALKGAA; this comes from the coding sequence ATGAAGGCGTCGATGAAGTTTCGGGAAGAGCAAAAGCCTCTTTTTAGGGCTAAGGTTCCTCTCAGTATCTTAGGTTTACCTTTTCAATCTGGAATCGTCGCCGGAGAATCAAAGGAGCTCAGCCTCAGCCTCTCTACGTTCTTCGAATCTGGACCTTCTCTCAAAGTCGCTTACCGTCCCAACGATTCGTGGAACCCTTTCTCGCTGATCGTCAAAACCGGGACGGGATCTTTCGGTTCGCCGACGTCAAGCTCCATGCTCATGAGCGCTGAATTCAATCTTTTAGGTAAAGGGAACCCTAGCTTTATGCTTCACTTCAAACCTCAATTCGGCGATTTCTCTATCAAAAAGTCTCATTCCTCGTCTGGATTCGAGATCAAATCGATGAATGGATCTGTTTCGGAAGAGGATTCGTCGATTGAGGTGGTCGATAGTCCTGCGGTCAACGGATGCGGCGGAGGATTTAGGAAAGTCACGGTTCTGCCTTCGACTTCTGCCGGAGATATCGCTGGTTTGCTCTCAGGCGTCGAGGTCGCGGCGAGGACGTCTCTGCCTGTGAGAGGACGCGCCGTTTTGAATTTCCGGTGGGGCGTTAGGGTTCCTACGGAGATCAGACGCGATTTTGATCCAACGGCTGCGATTTCGCTGAGGAGGTTCCCGTTTTTGGTGATGAATAAAATCGGAATCGAACACGTGGACGGCTCAGATGCTAAATTGACCAAGTCCACGAGCGATCCGGGTAAAGTTTCGGGTCCTGGTCAACTCACTAGTAGTGGTGACGTGGCGGAGGTGTGTTTGGCCGTGAATCGGCAGATGGAGGAGCTTCGAACGGAGAACAAACAGTTAAAGAGAGCCGTAGACGATCTCCGTGAAGTGATGATCTCAAACTTCAGGCCATACTCGCCGGCGACAATAGATTACGGATCGCACTCAAAGTACCGCGAACCCGAGAGGAGCAACAATGGCGGAAGATCGAGAGCTGATCGGTGGAGCAGCGAGAGAACGACGACGTCGGATTACGGCGGTAAGAAAAGCAAGGAAGAGGGTGACGTAGCAGAGGAGCTGAAGAAAGCCTTGAAAGGAGCAGCTTGA
- the LOC104784135 gene encoding neurofilament medium polypeptide-like — KPENDKNSPEKQTWSTMEELLLACAVHRHGTDSWDSVAAEIQKQNSIFRTLTAFDCRHKYCDLKRRFSCELVSPGSTEGEETVDAAEISSVPWLEELRKLRVDELRREVERYDLSISSLQLKVKRLEDEREESLKIEDSDLDKIAETKENHRDSGNTSGAVPVDEPVNSPDPKDNNTGTGSDNTNIDVKIAEPVDEEPNRIDNDEKPVREDSGRGSCESAANSDREDTVREGNDLPEFIESMEESKGEEETKETSDVQSSASLPRKETVEQDQPDNEDQSPTVNMSVPMIACRKRSSLAVRTSASVTEPSKKKTKVASTVDEKPVSEEEEDETSDKDEEPIVSKKMTRARAPSTAKKVGSRNVKTSLNAGLPSKGRSSNDSSEPKKIVQEKKGNNTSGGSKKQSAASFLKRMKGVSSSENVVETVKADSANGKRGAEQRKSISKNEKVDAAKLSAGQKRLIGKKPTIEKGSPAKKTTGVASKRSSPLIAKRDSETSEMETGSSTRPKKRSRR; from the exons AAACCGGAAAACGACAAAAATTCTCCAGAGAAACAAACATGGAGCACAATGGAGGAGCTCCTCCTCGCCTGCGCCGTTCACCGTCACGGTACTGATTCATGGGATTCCGTCGCCGCCGAAATCCAGAAACAGAACTCCATTTTCCGTACACTCACAGCCTTCGACTGTCGTCACAAGTACTGCGATCTCAAGCGCCGATTCTCTTGTGAACTCGTCTCTCCGGGATCTACAGAGGGAGAAGAAACCGTCGACGCCGCCGAGATCTCTTCCGTTCCATGGCTTGAGGAGCTGAGAAAGCTCCGTGTCGACGAGCTCCGCCGCGAAGTCGAACGTTACGATCTATCCATCTC GTCATTGCAGTTGAAGGTGAAGAGAttggaagatgagagagaggAGAGCTTGAAGATTGAAGATTCAGATCTAGATAAAATCGCGGAGACGAAAGAGAACCACCGTGATTCGGGTAATACCTCCGGTGCCGTCCCGGTCGATGAGCCGGTTAATTCTCCAGATCCAAAGGACAATAATACCGGAACCGGATCTGATAACACGAACATAGATGTTAAAATCGCTGAACCGGTGGACGAAGAACCGAACCGGATAGACAACGATGAGAAACCGGTAAGAGAGGATTCGGGTAGAGGAAGCTGCGAGAGCGCGGCGAACTCGGACAGAGAAGACACAGTAAGAGAGGGGAATGACTTGCCCGAGTTTATTGAGTCAATGGAAGAGTCGAAGGGAGAGGAAGAAACGAAAGAAACGAGTGACGTGCAGAGCTCGGCGAGCTTACCGAGGAAGGAGACGGTAGAACAGGACCAACCGGATAACGAGGATCAATCTCCGACCGTCAATATG TCAGTGCCTATGATAGCTTGTCGGAAACGTAGTTCCTTGGCTGTTAGAACTTCAGCGTCAGTCACTGAACCGTCAAAGAAAAAGACTAAAGTAGCTTCCACAGTCGATGAGAAGCCAGTttcagaggaggaggaagatgaaaCTTCTGATAAAGATGAGGAACCTATTGTTTCTAAGAAGATGACTAGAGCAAGAGCACCCTCAACAGCCAAAAAAGTAGGAAGCAGAAACGTTAAGACCAGTTTGAATGCTGGTCTCCCTAGTAAAGGCCGGTCTTCAAACGATAGCTCTGAGCCGAAGAAAATTGTTCAAGAAAAGAAGGGGAACAACACGAGTGGTGGCTCGAAAAAGCAAAGTGCTGCTAGTTTTCTTAAAAGAATGAAAGGGGTTTCATCATCTGAAAATGTTGTAGAGACAGTGAAGGCTGATTCCGCTAATGGAAAAAGAGGAGCTGAACAGAGGAAAAGTATTAGTAAGAATGAAAAAGTGGATGCAGCAAAACTGTCTGCAGGTCAGAAACGATTAATTGGGAAGAAGCCAACAATTGAAAAGGGTAGTCCTGCTAAAAAAACTACTGGTGTCGCTTCTAAAAGGTCTTCTCCTCTGATAGCAAAACGAGACAGTGAAACTAGTGAAATGGAAACAGGCTCTTCTACTCGGCCGAAGAAGCGTTCAAGGAGGTGA